Proteins from one Caulobacter sp. 73W genomic window:
- a CDS encoding heparinase II/III family protein, whose translation MDDRAPLTRVVPDFVARLGGGPFSAFSEGLRRQVELEWFGSPPHLLTLGGRKPDGLQAHPRDPRPVNPERGRQILTGAFLLGGTALHLGPQGDPWNKASPSRRFAVVLHRFAWLPDLLATGDAGARQGLRLYLDWRRVFGRWNSFSWSAEVIDRRVLNLACAARALNAVASDAEGAQLAQDLARQARHLLQITHDRGRAAERLAAAATAGCVLSGQAGEQICEKALGRLERILPQIVLADGGHASRSPEAGLELLFDLLTLDDALVQRGRAAPEALSRAIDRLTGAARFFTLADGALACFQGGEAVAKARITAALAHDDGETRPPEQALNVGYQKLTGKSLQIAVDAGAPSRGDLSLAACGQPLAIEIVCGKDRLITNAGWSPDAAAPQAFRLTDAASTIAVGDVSAGEPLRGFLATLLGPRLRGGARRVEVRRHETDAGLWLDLSHDGWVRRFGLTHERRLYVDLAADELRGEDRLGPVHVPKGDGPRRYAPFAVRFHLHPDARASVARDHKSVLIKGPSNIGWWLRNDAVDVAVEPSVHFENGVARRSTQIVLRSQARLDKGARIRWKLTRAET comes from the coding sequence ATGGACGACCGGGCGCCCCTGACACGCGTGGTTCCCGACTTCGTCGCCCGCCTGGGCGGCGGACCCTTTTCCGCCTTCTCCGAAGGCCTGCGCCGGCAGGTCGAGCTGGAATGGTTCGGCTCGCCGCCGCACCTGCTGACCCTGGGCGGCAGGAAGCCCGACGGCCTCCAGGCCCATCCCCGCGACCCCCGCCCCGTCAATCCCGAGCGCGGCCGCCAGATCCTGACCGGCGCCTTCCTGCTGGGCGGCACGGCCCTACACCTGGGGCCGCAGGGCGATCCCTGGAACAAGGCCAGCCCGTCGCGCCGCTTCGCCGTGGTGCTGCACCGCTTCGCCTGGCTGCCGGACCTGCTGGCTACCGGCGACGCCGGGGCGCGCCAGGGCCTGCGCCTCTATCTCGACTGGCGGCGGGTGTTCGGCCGCTGGAACAGCTTTTCCTGGAGCGCCGAGGTCATCGACCGCCGCGTGCTTAACCTGGCCTGCGCCGCCCGGGCCTTGAACGCCGTCGCCTCGGACGCCGAGGGCGCGCAGCTGGCCCAGGACCTGGCCCGCCAGGCGCGTCACCTGCTGCAGATCACCCACGACCGGGGCCGCGCCGCCGAGCGCCTGGCCGCAGCGGCCACGGCCGGCTGCGTGCTGTCGGGCCAGGCGGGCGAGCAGATCTGCGAGAAGGCCCTCGGCCGTCTGGAGCGCATCCTGCCGCAGATCGTCCTGGCCGACGGCGGCCACGCCAGCCGCTCGCCCGAGGCGGGGCTGGAGCTTCTGTTTGACCTGCTGACCCTGGACGACGCCCTGGTGCAGCGCGGCCGCGCCGCGCCGGAGGCCCTGTCCCGCGCTATCGACCGCCTGACCGGCGCCGCCCGTTTCTTCACCCTGGCCGACGGCGCTTTGGCCTGCTTCCAGGGCGGCGAAGCGGTGGCCAAGGCGCGGATCACAGCCGCCCTGGCCCATGACGACGGCGAGACCCGCCCGCCGGAACAGGCCCTGAACGTCGGCTATCAGAAGCTGACCGGCAAGAGCCTGCAGATCGCGGTGGACGCCGGGGCGCCGTCGCGCGGCGACCTCAGCCTCGCCGCCTGCGGCCAGCCCCTGGCCATCGAGATCGTCTGCGGCAAGGACCGCCTGATCACCAACGCCGGCTGGAGCCCCGACGCCGCCGCGCCGCAGGCCTTCCGCCTGACCGACGCGGCCTCGACCATCGCCGTGGGCGACGTGTCGGCGGGCGAGCCCCTGCGCGGCTTTCTCGCCACCCTGCTGGGCCCACGCCTTCGTGGCGGCGCGCGGCGGGTGGAGGTGCGGCGGCACGAGACCGACGCCGGCCTATGGCTGGACCTGTCGCACGACGGCTGGGTCCGCCGTTTCGGCCTGACCCACGAACGACGGCTCTATGTGGATCTGGCGGCCGACGAGCTGCGCGGCGAGGACCGCCTGGGGCCCGTGCATGTTCCCAAGGGCGACGGCCCGCGCCGCTACGCCCCCTTCGCGGTGCGTTTCCACCTGCATCCCGACGCCCGCGCCAGCGTGGCCCGCGACCACAAGAGCGTGCTGATCAAGGGTCCGTCCAATATTGGCTGGTGGCTGCGAAACGATGCGGTGGACGTGGCGGTGGAGCCGTCGGTCCACTTCGAGAACGGCGTCGCCCGCCGCTCCACCCAGATCGTCCTGCGCAGCCAGGCCCGCCTGGACAAGGGCGCCCGCATCCGCTGGAAGCTGACGCGGGCGGAGACCTGA
- the rpe gene encoding ribulose-phosphate 3-epimerase: MSGKTPLIAPSILASDFAKLGEEVRAITAAGADWVHIDVMDGHFVPNITIGPDVVKALRPHSALPFDVHLMIAPVDAYIEAFVTAGADYVSVHPEAGPHLNRTLQLIRQLGAKAGVVFNPSTPVETIEWMMEDIDLLLVMSVNPGFGGQSFITSQLKKVERLRAMIDASGRDIQLEVDGGVNPVTARDCVNAGATALVAGSAVFKGGPDAYADNIRALKGG; the protein is encoded by the coding sequence ATGTCCGGCAAGACTCCGCTCATCGCCCCGTCGATCCTCGCCTCCGACTTCGCCAAGCTGGGGGAGGAGGTGCGCGCCATCACCGCCGCAGGGGCCGACTGGGTCCATATCGACGTGATGGACGGCCACTTCGTGCCCAACATCACCATCGGCCCGGACGTGGTGAAGGCCCTGCGCCCGCACAGCGCCCTGCCCTTCGACGTCCACCTTATGATCGCGCCCGTCGATGCGTACATCGAGGCCTTCGTGACCGCGGGCGCCGACTATGTCAGCGTCCACCCGGAAGCCGGCCCACACCTGAACCGCACCCTGCAGCTGATCCGCCAGCTCGGCGCCAAGGCGGGCGTGGTGTTCAACCCGTCGACCCCGGTCGAGACCATCGAATGGATGATGGAAGACATCGACCTGCTGCTGGTCATGTCGGTGAACCCGGGCTTCGGCGGCCAGAGCTTCATCACCTCGCAGCTGAAGAAGGTAGAGCGCCTGCGCGCCATGATCGACGCCAGCGGCCGCGACATCCAGCTTGAGGTCGACGGCGGGGTGAACCCGGTCACGGCCCGAGACTGCGTCAACGCCGGGGCCACCGCCCTGGTCGCTGGCAGCGCCGTGTTCAAGGGCGGCCCCGACGCCTATGCGGACAACATCCGCGCCCTGAAGGGCGGCTGA
- a CDS encoding RsmB/NOP family class I SAM-dependent RNA methyltransferase produces MTSENSHELAPRAAACDLIEAALARRAGLDEAQTTGAFTRLEGRDRAFARALALATLRHLGVVDRILAPKLQREPPARIRTLLRLGATQAFFLDVPEFAAVTTTVDLADARKETRAFKGLVNAILRGLLRDGKPELDPAALAPDWLYARWRAAFGDEAAAAVAGLIPAEPATDLSVRDPDDIAALAEAIPAEALPGGTLRTALRGDVAAWPAFEDGRWWVQDAAAAIPTRLLNVQKGETALDLCAAPGGKTMQMAAAGAKVVAVDRSAARLKRVTENLARIGSGAEIIAADAAAWVDDRTFDAVLLDAPCSATGTFRRHPDVLWAARPTDIASLAAVQARLLETAADRTKPGGRLVYCVCSLEPEEGEAQIRAFLARRKDFQLVPVEPGEGGAPAASITSEGMLRILPHHIPGGADGFFAARLVKAP; encoded by the coding sequence GTGACCTCTGAAAACTCCCATGAACTGGCCCCCCGCGCCGCCGCCTGCGACCTGATCGAGGCGGCCCTGGCGCGACGCGCGGGCCTCGACGAAGCCCAGACCACGGGCGCCTTCACCCGGCTGGAAGGGCGTGATCGCGCCTTCGCCCGCGCCCTGGCCCTGGCCACCCTGCGCCATCTGGGCGTGGTGGACCGTATCCTGGCCCCCAAGCTGCAGCGCGAGCCGCCGGCGCGGATCCGCACCCTGCTGCGCCTGGGCGCGACCCAGGCCTTCTTCCTGGACGTCCCGGAATTCGCGGCGGTGACCACCACCGTCGATCTGGCCGACGCCCGCAAGGAAACCCGCGCCTTCAAGGGCCTCGTCAACGCCATCCTTCGCGGCCTGCTGCGCGACGGCAAGCCCGAGCTGGACCCCGCCGCCCTGGCGCCCGACTGGCTCTACGCCCGCTGGCGCGCGGCCTTTGGCGACGAAGCAGCCGCCGCCGTCGCCGGCCTGATCCCGGCCGAACCGGCCACCGATCTTTCCGTGCGCGATCCCGACGACATCGCCGCCCTGGCCGAGGCGATCCCGGCCGAGGCCTTGCCCGGCGGGACCCTGCGCACCGCCCTGCGCGGCGACGTGGCCGCCTGGCCGGCCTTCGAGGACGGCCGCTGGTGGGTGCAGGACGCCGCCGCCGCCATCCCGACCCGGCTGCTGAACGTCCAGAAGGGCGAAACCGCCCTGGATCTGTGCGCCGCTCCGGGCGGCAAGACCATGCAGATGGCCGCCGCCGGCGCCAAGGTCGTGGCCGTGGACCGTTCCGCCGCCCGCCTCAAGCGCGTCACCGAGAACCTGGCCCGCATCGGCTCCGGGGCCGAGATCATCGCCGCCGACGCCGCCGCCTGGGTCGACGACCGCACCTTCGACGCGGTTCTGCTGGATGCGCCCTGCTCGGCCACCGGCACCTTCCGCCGGCACCCGGACGTCCTATGGGCGGCCCGTCCCACCGACATCGCCAGCCTCGCCGCCGTGCAGGCGCGCCTGCTGGAGACCGCCGCCGACCGCACCAAGCCCGGCGGACGGCTGGTCTATTGCGTCTGCTCCCTGGAGCCGGAGGAGGGCGAGGCCCAGATCCGCGCCTTCCTGGCTCGCCGCAAGGATTTCCAGCTCGTTCCAGTAGAGCCCGGCGAGGGCGGCGCGCCGGCCGCGAGCATCACGTCCGAGGGCATGCTGCGCATTCTGCCGCATCATATCCCGGGCGGAGCGGACGGCTTCTTCGCCGCACGGCTGGTGAAGGCCCCTTAA
- a CDS encoding EAL domain-containing protein — translation MLKVLTCLTTEHDFRLVLVAAVVCFSACLTAFRLFSRIRGSEGMVRAAWLLLTGLVAGSGVWATHFIAMLAYQPGLPTGYEPMGTLASLMIAVVFIGGGFAVGAVRRESDNQVAGGVLIGLGVAAMHYEGMSAFETQGQLVWEQSIVGASVLFGVIGAVAALLVAGRARSLSRQMMAGALFATGVCALHFTGMGAITVIPDPTIVVPSQLLSGGVLTFAVTGITGMIVLGGLGAVVIESQTNRSAVERTRRLANAAYEGIVVVEDGRLNDANAAFCELIGAPLGDIRGERVEGELLVFDKSAAPRIEHRREAVLRPRNGSVEIPVEVFSRVLDDGRRTESTGLTVLAIRDLRERRSAEEKIRYLAEHDGLTGLPNRHALQARLSSALERVEASREGLALLCLDLDKFKDANDVHGHAAGDALLVEAAQRLSSLLPAPSFAARLGGDEFVIVQIGGRDQPSAAAELAARVLEVMRKPFSYEGHELSLSVSIGVSLCPDDGRTAAALLANADMALYRAKESGRDRYRFFKREMDETIRERRNLAWELKAAIQAEELMVYYQPQARTSDGEVCGFEALVRWNHPTRGMIPPVEFIPIAEESGLIEALGAFVLNRACADAMAWERPLNVAVNLSPLQLNQPGLSAMVHGVLVNSGLSPQRLELEVTESALFKDYQRALDNLRQLKALGVRIAMDDFGTGYSSLSTLQSFPFDKLKIDKSFVESIHRHDRATAIVKAVLSLGRSLDIPVVAEGVETGEQLAFLRGENCAEVQGYAIGRPAPVDTLSNWTHPLSRKAAPRRRSTAA, via the coding sequence GTGCTCAAAGTTCTGACGTGCCTGACCACCGAGCACGACTTCCGGCTCGTTCTGGTCGCGGCGGTCGTCTGTTTCTCGGCATGCCTGACGGCCTTCCGGCTGTTCTCGCGGATCCGTGGCTCGGAGGGCATGGTCCGCGCGGCCTGGCTGCTGCTGACCGGTCTGGTCGCGGGCTCCGGCGTCTGGGCCACCCACTTCATCGCCATGCTGGCCTATCAGCCCGGCCTGCCCACCGGCTACGAGCCGATGGGCACCTTGGCCTCGCTGATGATCGCGGTGGTGTTCATCGGCGGCGGCTTCGCCGTGGGCGCCGTGCGTCGCGAGAGCGACAACCAGGTGGCCGGCGGCGTTCTGATCGGCCTGGGCGTGGCGGCCATGCACTATGAGGGCATGTCGGCCTTCGAGACCCAGGGCCAACTCGTCTGGGAGCAGTCCATCGTCGGCGCCTCGGTGCTGTTCGGCGTCATCGGCGCTGTGGCCGCTCTTCTTGTGGCTGGCCGGGCGCGCAGCCTGAGCCGCCAGATGATGGCCGGCGCCCTGTTCGCCACGGGCGTCTGCGCCCTTCACTTCACCGGAATGGGCGCCATCACCGTCATTCCGGACCCCACCATCGTTGTTCCGAGCCAGCTGCTGTCGGGCGGGGTCCTGACCTTCGCCGTGACCGGCATCACCGGCATGATCGTCCTGGGCGGCCTGGGCGCGGTGGTCATCGAATCCCAGACCAACCGCTCGGCCGTGGAGCGCACCCGCCGTCTGGCCAACGCCGCCTATGAGGGCATCGTGGTCGTCGAGGACGGCCGGCTGAACGACGCCAACGCCGCCTTCTGCGAACTGATCGGCGCGCCCCTGGGCGACATCCGCGGCGAGCGGGTGGAAGGCGAGTTGCTGGTGTTCGACAAGAGCGCCGCGCCGCGCATCGAACACCGCCGCGAGGCCGTGCTGCGGCCCCGCAACGGTTCGGTCGAGATCCCGGTGGAGGTGTTCTCGCGCGTGCTGGACGACGGTCGCCGCACCGAAAGCACGGGCCTGACCGTTCTGGCGATCCGCGACCTGCGCGAGCGCCGCTCGGCGGAAGAGAAGATCCGCTATCTGGCCGAGCATGACGGTCTGACCGGCCTGCCCAACCGCCACGCCTTGCAGGCGCGCCTATCGTCGGCGCTGGAGCGGGTCGAGGCCTCGCGCGAGGGTCTGGCCCTGCTGTGCCTGGACCTCGACAAGTTCAAGGACGCCAACGACGTTCACGGCCACGCCGCCGGCGACGCCCTGCTGGTCGAGGCGGCGCAACGTCTGTCCAGCCTGCTGCCGGCCCCCTCCTTCGCCGCGCGCCTGGGCGGGGACGAATTCGTGATCGTGCAGATCGGCGGCCGCGACCAGCCGTCCGCTGCGGCCGAACTGGCCGCGCGGGTGCTTGAGGTCATGCGCAAGCCGTTCAGCTATGAGGGCCACGAGCTTTCCCTGAGCGTCAGCATCGGGGTCAGCCTGTGCCCGGACGACGGGCGCACCGCCGCCGCCCTTCTGGCCAACGCCGACATGGCCCTTTACCGGGCCAAGGAAAGCGGCCGCGACCGCTATCGCTTCTTCAAGCGCGAGATGGATGAGACCATCCGCGAGCGCCGTAATCTGGCTTGGGAGCTGAAGGCCGCCATCCAGGCCGAAGAGCTGATGGTCTATTACCAGCCCCAGGCGCGCACCTCGGACGGCGAGGTCTGCGGTTTCGAGGCGCTGGTGCGCTGGAACCATCCCACGCGCGGCATGATCCCGCCGGTGGAGTTCATACCGATCGCCGAGGAAAGCGGTCTGATCGAAGCCCTCGGCGCCTTCGTGCTCAACCGCGCCTGCGCCGACGCCATGGCCTGGGAGCGTCCGTTGAACGTGGCGGTGAACCTGTCGCCGTTGCAGCTGAACCAGCCTGGCCTGTCGGCCATGGTCCACGGGGTGTTGGTCAATTCCGGCCTGTCGCCGCAGCGGCTTGAGCTGGAAGTGACCGAAAGCGCCCTGTTCAAGGACTACCAGCGAGCCCTGGACAACCTGCGCCAGCTGAAGGCCTTGGGCGTGCGCATCGCCATGGACGATTTCGGCACCGGCTATTCGTCGCTGTCGACCCTGCAGTCCTTCCCCTTCGACAAGCTCAAGATCGACAAGAGCTTCGTCGAGAGCATCCACCGCCACGACCGCGCCACCGCCATCGTGAAGGCGGTGCTGAGCCTGGGCCGCAGCCTGGATATCCCCGTTGTCGCCGAGGGTGTGGAGACCGGCGAGCAGCTGGCCTTCCTGCGCGGCGAGAACTGCGCCGAGGTCCAGGGTTACGCGATCGGCCGCCCCGCGCCGGTGGACACTCTGTCCAACTGGACCCACCCCTTGTCCCGCAAGGCCGCGCCGCGCCGACGCTCCACCGCCGCCTGA
- a CDS encoding matrixin family metalloprotease: MPVFGPAKWDSAQYGVGATVTWSFAEGALGGLPSGYTSMTPIAAGYRALVQAAFDAWEAVSNIDFVWVADASSVDIRIGDAPIDGRPGPGEGSTLATARFWYSGGEMRVAQVYFDVDAYDRDNFYSTAVHEIGHALGLEHTSIQNAVMYPQITSANRAGTLTADDINGVQTLYGAKAAAGSAGTISVLQASFEHVLRVNPVTAPATLILSDGAVVPNPMKAFADLLPGLAAQVDSGAISLAAARAQIADWAGSTTSVANLAYDFFTGRTPTASGLDFLINSADNAGDLNDPYYARFNIENRYINFAVNLGKLGEGRADFADDYGGLNLRQATDKAYEQIFGIDATDAKVTALLTSARVAYFASYGGDGQNGTGTKAAMVGWLLAEAQKADAGPYVTANNRFLIDLAQDGLAQFNVHLPTAYGSAAMTDGSGTLETHTELYWSNPMLDLELDQNVGSQAQPWGVVRNQVFEHAELV; this comes from the coding sequence ATGCCCGTTTTCGGACCCGCCAAGTGGGATTCCGCCCAGTACGGTGTCGGCGCGACCGTCACCTGGAGCTTCGCCGAGGGCGCCCTCGGCGGCCTGCCTTCCGGCTATACCAGCATGACGCCCATCGCCGCGGGTTACCGCGCGCTTGTCCAGGCGGCGTTCGACGCCTGGGAGGCGGTGTCCAATATCGACTTCGTCTGGGTGGCCGACGCGTCCAGCGTCGATATCCGCATCGGCGACGCCCCGATCGACGGCCGGCCTGGGCCGGGGGAAGGATCGACGCTCGCCACCGCCCGGTTCTGGTACAGCGGCGGGGAGATGCGCGTCGCCCAGGTCTATTTCGACGTGGACGCCTACGACCGGGACAATTTCTACAGCACCGCCGTCCATGAGATCGGCCACGCCCTGGGTCTGGAGCACACCAGCATCCAGAACGCGGTGATGTATCCGCAGATCACCAGCGCCAATCGCGCCGGGACCCTGACCGCCGACGACATCAACGGCGTCCAGACCCTGTACGGAGCCAAGGCCGCGGCGGGGAGCGCCGGGACGATCAGCGTCCTGCAGGCCAGCTTCGAGCACGTGCTGCGGGTGAACCCGGTGACGGCGCCGGCGACGCTTATCCTGTCGGACGGCGCGGTGGTCCCCAATCCGATGAAGGCCTTCGCCGATCTTCTGCCGGGTCTGGCGGCCCAGGTGGACAGCGGCGCCATCAGTCTGGCGGCCGCCAGGGCGCAGATCGCCGATTGGGCGGGCTCGACGACTTCGGTGGCCAATCTGGCCTATGACTTCTTCACGGGTCGCACGCCGACGGCCAGCGGCCTGGATTTCCTGATCAACAGCGCCGACAACGCCGGCGACCTGAACGATCCCTATTACGCTCGGTTCAATATCGAGAACCGCTACATCAACTTCGCGGTGAACCTGGGCAAGCTGGGCGAGGGGCGCGCGGACTTCGCCGACGACTACGGCGGCCTGAACCTGCGCCAGGCGACCGACAAGGCCTATGAGCAGATCTTCGGGATCGATGCGACCGACGCCAAGGTCACCGCCCTGCTGACCAGCGCCCGCGTCGCCTATTTCGCCAGTTACGGCGGCGACGGCCAGAACGGGACTGGAACCAAGGCGGCGATGGTCGGTTGGCTGCTCGCCGAGGCGCAGAAGGCCGATGCCGGCCCCTACGTGACGGCCAATAACCGCTTCCTGATTGACCTGGCCCAGGACGGTCTCGCGCAATTCAACGTGCATCTGCCGACCGCCTACGGCTCGGCCGCCATGACCGACGGATCGGGGACGCTGGAGACGCACACGGAGTTGTACTGGAGCAACCCGATGCTGGATCTGGAGCTTGACCAGAATGTCGGGAGCCAAGCTCAGCCTTGGGGCGTTGTGCGGAACCAGGTGTTCGAACACGCCGAGCTGGTCTGA
- the purH gene encoding bifunctional phosphoribosylaminoimidazolecarboxamide formyltransferase/IMP cyclohydrolase, translating into MPAAPDYPSAPDLVAPKRALLSVSDKTGLVEAAKVLHEAGVELVSTGGTKAAIAAAGLPVKDVSDLTGFPEMMDGRVKTLHPIVHGGLLGVRDAADHAKAMADHGIGAIDILYVNLYPFEATVAKGGNYAECVENIDIGGPAMIRSAAKNHGYVAVCTEPSDLAEVLEALKTGGTTLALRQTLAARAYARTAAYDAAISGWFAGQLGQDAPARKSIAGNLAQTMRYGENPHQKAAFYTFPNPRIGVATAAQLQGKELSYNNINDTDAAFELIAEFDPADAPAVAIIKHANPCGVATGASLREAYERALACDPTSAFGGIVAVNRRLDRAAAEAMVEIFTEVVIAPEADEDAVAVFAAKKNLRLLVTGGLPDPLAPGETFKSVSGGFLVQSRDDARIKASDLKIVTKRQPTETEVRDMLFAFTVGKHVKSNAIVYARGGQTLGVGAGQMNRKDSARIAALRAADFGLDLSGCACASEAFFPFADGLIQAAEAGATAIIQPGGSMRDAEVIEAADKAGLTMAFTGVRVFRH; encoded by the coding sequence GTGCCCGCCGCCCCCGACTATCCTTCCGCCCCTGATCTCGTCGCGCCGAAGCGCGCTCTGCTGTCGGTCTCCGACAAGACCGGCCTGGTCGAGGCGGCCAAGGTCCTGCACGAGGCGGGCGTCGAGCTGGTCTCCACCGGCGGCACCAAGGCGGCGATCGCGGCGGCCGGCCTGCCGGTGAAGGACGTCTCGGACCTGACCGGCTTCCCGGAAATGATGGACGGCCGGGTCAAGACCCTGCATCCCATCGTCCACGGCGGCCTGCTGGGCGTGCGCGACGCCGCCGACCACGCCAAGGCCATGGCCGACCACGGCATCGGCGCCATCGATATCCTGTACGTGAACCTCTACCCCTTCGAGGCCACGGTCGCGAAGGGCGGCAACTACGCCGAGTGCGTCGAGAACATCGACATCGGCGGCCCGGCCATGATCCGCTCGGCGGCCAAGAACCACGGCTATGTCGCTGTCTGCACCGAACCGTCCGACCTAGCCGAAGTGCTGGAGGCGCTGAAGACCGGCGGCACGACCCTGGCCCTGCGACAGACCTTGGCGGCCCGCGCCTATGCCCGCACGGCCGCCTATGACGCGGCGATCAGCGGCTGGTTCGCCGGCCAGCTGGGCCAGGACGCACCCGCCCGCAAGTCGATCGCCGGCAACCTCGCCCAGACCATGCGCTATGGCGAGAACCCGCATCAGAAGGCGGCCTTCTACACCTTCCCCAACCCGCGCATCGGCGTGGCCACGGCTGCGCAGCTGCAGGGCAAGGAGCTGAGCTACAACAACATCAACGACACCGACGCCGCCTTCGAGCTGATCGCCGAGTTCGATCCGGCAGACGCCCCGGCCGTGGCGATCATCAAGCACGCCAACCCCTGCGGCGTGGCCACCGGCGCGTCCCTGCGCGAGGCCTATGAGCGGGCCCTGGCCTGCGACCCGACCTCGGCCTTCGGCGGCATCGTAGCGGTGAACCGCCGCCTGGACCGCGCCGCCGCCGAAGCCATGGTCGAGATCTTCACCGAGGTGGTGATCGCCCCGGAAGCCGACGAGGACGCCGTGGCGGTGTTCGCGGCCAAGAAGAACCTGCGCCTGCTGGTCACCGGCGGCCTGCCGGACCCCCTGGCCCCCGGCGAGACGTTCAAGTCCGTCTCCGGCGGCTTCCTGGTGCAGTCACGCGACGACGCCCGCATCAAGGCCTCGGACCTGAAGATCGTCACCAAGCGCCAGCCGACCGAGACCGAGGTGCGCGACATGCTGTTCGCCTTCACCGTCGGCAAGCACGTGAAGTCCAACGCCATCGTCTATGCCCGAGGCGGCCAGACCCTGGGCGTCGGCGCCGGCCAGATGAACCGCAAGGACTCGGCCCGCATCGCCGCCCTGCGCGCCGCCGATTTCGGCCTGGACCTGAGCGGCTGCGCATGTGCGTCGGAAGCCTTCTTCCCCTTCGCCGACGGCCTGATCCAGGCGGCGGAGGCCGGCGCCACGGCGATCATCCAGCCCGGCGGCTCCATGCGTGACGCCGAGGTGATCGAGGCCGCCGACAAGGCCGGCCTGACCATGGCCTTCACCGGCGTGCGGGTGTTCCGCCATTAG
- a CDS encoding dienelactone hydrolase family protein — protein MLLMHGCGGLQPFMRTYAEAAVAAGFAAVTINSFTPRGLSRATAHLVVCTGLGVHGQRRSADIFAMLHWLKGQDWADADHVAVAGWSHGGWTILDALALSPATARATGLIDVDLAALERVKTAVLVYPYAGPFSTALRRGWSGRTPRVAAVLGGKDQVVGFRAAERVLGRLSADGLAIDTLKFDDATHAFDDDRASDPRTRHRPDYAVQTQAFFARALRSALA, from the coding sequence GTGCTGCTGATGCACGGCTGCGGCGGCCTGCAGCCGTTCATGCGGACCTACGCCGAGGCGGCGGTGGCCGCCGGCTTCGCGGCGGTGACCATCAACTCCTTCACCCCGCGCGGCCTGTCGCGGGCCACGGCGCACCTGGTGGTCTGCACCGGCCTGGGCGTTCACGGCCAGCGGCGGTCGGCCGACATCTTCGCCATGCTGCACTGGCTGAAGGGCCAGGACTGGGCCGACGCCGACCATGTGGCCGTCGCGGGCTGGAGCCACGGGGGCTGGACCATCCTCGACGCCCTGGCCCTGTCGCCCGCCACGGCGCGGGCCACCGGCCTGATCGACGTGGACCTGGCGGCCCTGGAACGCGTGAAGACGGCGGTGCTGGTCTATCCCTATGCCGGCCCGTTCAGCACGGCCCTGCGCCGGGGCTGGAGCGGACGCACCCCGCGCGTCGCCGCCGTGCTGGGCGGCAAGGACCAGGTGGTCGGCTTCCGGGCGGCGGAGCGGGTGCTGGGGCGGCTGTCGGCCGACGGCCTCGCCATCGACACCCTGAAGTTCGACGACGCCACCCACGCCTTCGACGACGACCGGGCCAGCGATCCGCGCACGCGACATCGGCCGGACTACGCCGTGCAGACCCAGGCCTTCTTCGCCCGGGCCCTGCGTTCAGCCCTCGCCTGA
- a CDS encoding AI-2E family transporter, whose product MIDGFARLLKDRIPGFPARLAMPAAVVFSILFLGLTLWFVAANAAGFVNKLIHYGPRIDGRIAQVADLLGVAAPPPVRELIGRFNPARYIGAVAGGFQNFASDAVFVLIYLGFIIASRQGFNQKTKKLYRDEAERRDAAKIFDRIRSGVERYLWIQTVTGLMIAVGSWIAMAAVGLDSALFWAFLIFLASYIPIVGGVIGVALPPVFALVQFETWWQAILLLGILQGVQFVVGNVIQPRMQGDSLNMDPVVVLLALAFWSLVWGLPGAFLSTPLAVMTMVILAQFEGGRRIAILLSADGDPLGVDDAPARTPRKPASRPRKNSPAKPSS is encoded by the coding sequence ATGATCGACGGCTTCGCCCGGCTGCTGAAGGACCGGATTCCGGGATTCCCCGCGCGGCTGGCCATGCCGGCGGCGGTGGTCTTCTCGATCCTGTTCCTGGGCCTGACGCTGTGGTTCGTCGCCGCCAACGCGGCGGGGTTCGTCAACAAGCTGATCCACTACGGCCCGCGCATCGACGGACGGATCGCCCAGGTGGCGGACCTGCTGGGCGTGGCCGCCCCGCCGCCGGTGCGCGAGCTGATCGGCCGCTTCAATCCGGCCCGCTATATCGGGGCGGTGGCCGGCGGCTTCCAGAACTTCGCGTCCGACGCGGTGTTCGTGCTGATCTATCTCGGCTTCATCATCGCCTCGCGCCAGGGCTTCAATCAGAAGACCAAGAAGCTGTACCGCGACGAGGCGGAGCGCCGTGACGCCGCCAAGATCTTCGACCGCATCCGCAGCGGGGTTGAGCGCTATCTGTGGATCCAGACGGTCACCGGCCTGATGATCGCGGTCGGCTCGTGGATCGCCATGGCGGCGGTGGGCCTGGACAGCGCGCTGTTCTGGGCCTTCCTGATCTTCCTGGCCTCCTACATTCCCATCGTCGGCGGGGTGATCGGGGTGGCCCTGCCGCCGGTCTTCGCCCTGGTGCAGTTCGAGACCTGGTGGCAGGCGATCCTGCTGCTGGGCATCCTGCAGGGCGTGCAATTCGTGGTCGGCAATGTGATCCAGCCGCGGATGCAGGGCGACAGCCTCAACATGGACCCGGTGGTGGTGCTGCTGGCCCTGGCGTTCTGGAGCCTGGTCTGGGGTCTGCCCGGCGCCTTCCTGTCCACGCCGCTGGCGGTCATGACCATGGTGATCCTGGCCCAGTTCGAGGGCGGCCGCCGGATCGCCATCCTGCTTTCGGCCGATGGAGACCCCCTGGGCGTCGACGACGCGCCGGCGCGGACCCCCCGAAAGCCCGCGTCCCGGCCCCGGAAAAATTCACCCGCAAAACCTTCTTCTTGA